In Vicinamibacteria bacterium, the following proteins share a genomic window:
- a CDS encoding PDZ domain-containing protein yields MIPPRGLAAALFIAAFVAIPPATAVAATRAKEAQPDGFYRYPTIGGGMIVFAAEGDLWRVPVGGGVAVRLTAHEGEERFPRISPDGRLLAFTAQYEGNDDVYVMPLAGGEPSRLTFHPAPDQAIGWTADGKILFRSRRDHPHGDYRVYSVSPEGGIPDMIPLEPAAWVSFEPGGSRLALQKMGLEFHNWKRYKGGEAEEIYVGTLEPLAFTKVTTYDGKNAFPMWAPDGRIYFVTDRWGRPNLASMKPDGSDVKRLTHFEDYDVRWPAMSDGKIVYQHKMDIWLFDLASAKNEQVTIQLPSDRLQVRERFVDPRPTLRSWGLAKDGERMVLETRGDVWVARTRKKGLIRRITQDSAARTKSPVFAADGKTIATWTEVNGEEQLLLHAADNGGPPKQVGLLPPGWHSAPAFSPDGRRIAWGDEKYRLQVSDVTSGSASVLDKGEWEITRYTWSPDSRYLAYVVTLQNLYTQVKVWDGQSNKTHEVSDPMYNSFSPAWDAKGKYLYFLSDRYINPYLDRNEARFIVNEATVPCVLALQADGTLPFAPRGDTDPITPEEKKDQGKSDAKKDEKKDAPAKEERVEPIRIDFDGLADRLVQVPVAPGNYDELRAVEGKLHWLKAPNRGLMPPGDETERPGAELQTYEIEKEKVSTVVPGVLAYEVSLNGKVLVYQTKDGFVRLEAGATAAPKDEAAQEARIDLSGWSVGINPREEWKQMLHEAWRLQRDFFYDPKMHGVDWDGVWKQYGPLADRISSRDDLEDMLGEMFGELNVGHAYHSGGDLRRGKPVGTGLLAADLKYDPASGFWQIEKIYRGDFPDPQWSSPLARPDLRVKPGQWLVAIDGRPLAKGEDYLRRLEGRAGQEVELSIGNAPRLEGARRVVVKTVPDDRRIRYATWIRETREYVDKKSHGQIGYLHLYDMGGLGLQQFSRDFPPLWNKRGLIVDDRWNHGGFVAPMILAHLQRKVLAVGGTRYGAVDTVPSHAFHGHLLALINRQGGSDCETLALGFKEFKLGPVVGTRTWGGWVGIRGDKPLRDGGMVTEPEFGGWDPKGHEWIIEGHGVDPDVELDLGPDGLLRGRDVQIDYAVDQLLGQIAQDPQDLPPAPPIRPRPLQPVK; encoded by the coding sequence ATGATCCCTCCCCGTGGCCTAGCCGCTGCCCTGTTCATTGCCGCTTTCGTGGCCATCCCGCCCGCCACGGCAGTCGCCGCTACGCGAGCCAAGGAGGCGCAGCCCGACGGCTTCTACCGCTATCCCACCATCGGCGGAGGGATGATCGTCTTCGCCGCCGAAGGGGACCTCTGGAGGGTCCCCGTGGGCGGCGGTGTCGCCGTGCGCCTGACCGCCCACGAGGGCGAGGAGCGCTTCCCTCGGATATCGCCCGACGGTCGGCTCCTCGCATTCACGGCCCAGTACGAAGGGAACGACGACGTCTACGTGATGCCCCTGGCGGGGGGGGAGCCCTCCCGTCTCACCTTCCATCCCGCGCCCGACCAGGCGATTGGCTGGACCGCCGACGGCAAGATCCTCTTCCGGAGCCGCCGCGATCATCCCCACGGGGACTACCGGGTCTACAGCGTCTCTCCGGAAGGAGGAATTCCGGACATGATCCCCCTCGAGCCCGCGGCCTGGGTCAGCTTCGAGCCCGGGGGCTCACGACTGGCGCTGCAGAAGATGGGACTCGAGTTCCACAACTGGAAGCGCTACAAGGGCGGCGAGGCGGAAGAGATCTACGTCGGCACCCTGGAGCCGCTCGCCTTCACCAAGGTCACGACCTACGACGGAAAGAACGCCTTTCCCATGTGGGCCCCCGACGGGCGGATCTACTTTGTGACCGACCGCTGGGGCCGACCGAACCTGGCCTCGATGAAGCCCGACGGGAGCGACGTCAAGAGGCTCACGCACTTCGAGGACTACGACGTGCGTTGGCCGGCGATGAGCGACGGCAAGATCGTCTATCAGCACAAGATGGACATCTGGCTCTTCGACCTCGCCTCTGCCAAGAACGAGCAGGTCACAATCCAGCTGCCCAGCGACCGGCTGCAGGTGCGCGAGCGCTTTGTCGACCCCCGGCCGACCCTGCGGTCCTGGGGGCTCGCGAAGGACGGGGAGCGCATGGTCCTCGAGACGCGGGGCGACGTCTGGGTCGCGCGCACACGAAAGAAGGGCCTCATCCGCCGGATCACGCAGGATAGCGCGGCCCGGACCAAGTCACCCGTCTTCGCCGCCGATGGCAAGACCATTGCGACCTGGACGGAGGTGAACGGGGAGGAGCAGCTGCTTCTCCACGCCGCCGACAACGGCGGCCCTCCCAAGCAGGTGGGTCTCCTTCCGCCCGGCTGGCACTCTGCGCCCGCCTTCTCGCCGGACGGAAGGAGGATCGCTTGGGGGGACGAGAAGTACCGGCTCCAGGTCTCGGACGTGACGAGCGGCAGCGCGTCGGTTCTGGACAAAGGGGAGTGGGAGATAACCCGCTACACCTGGTCTCCGGACAGCCGGTACCTGGCCTACGTCGTGACCCTCCAGAACCTCTATACCCAGGTGAAGGTCTGGGACGGGCAGTCGAACAAGACCCATGAGGTCAGTGATCCGATGTACAACTCCTTCTCTCCCGCCTGGGACGCGAAGGGAAAGTACCTCTACTTCCTCTCCGATCGTTACATCAACCCCTACCTCGACCGCAACGAGGCCCGATTCATCGTCAACGAGGCCACGGTGCCGTGCGTCCTGGCCCTCCAGGCCGACGGCACCCTGCCCTTCGCCCCCCGGGGCGACACCGACCCCATAACGCCGGAGGAGAAGAAGGACCAAGGCAAGAGCGACGCCAAGAAGGACGAGAAGAAGGATGCGCCGGCCAAGGAGGAGAGGGTGGAGCCCATCCGGATCGACTTCGACGGGTTGGCCGATCGCTTGGTTCAGGTGCCGGTGGCGCCGGGGAACTACGACGAGCTCCGCGCGGTGGAAGGGAAGCTCCACTGGCTGAAGGCGCCCAACCGCGGACTGATGCCGCCGGGCGATGAGACGGAGAGACCGGGAGCCGAGCTTCAGACCTACGAGATCGAGAAGGAGAAGGTCTCGACGGTCGTCCCCGGCGTGCTGGCCTACGAGGTCTCGCTAAACGGCAAGGTCCTCGTCTACCAGACCAAGGACGGGTTTGTTCGGCTGGAGGCGGGTGCCACCGCGGCCCCCAAGGACGAGGCCGCCCAAGAAGCCAGGATCGACCTCTCCGGCTGGTCGGTGGGCATCAACCCCCGGGAGGAATGGAAGCAGATGCTCCACGAAGCCTGGCGCCTGCAGCGTGATTTCTTCTACGACCCGAAGATGCACGGCGTCGACTGGGACGGCGTCTGGAAGCAGTACGGTCCCCTCGCCGATCGCATTTCCTCGCGCGACGACCTCGAGGACATGCTGGGCGAGATGTTCGGCGAGCTGAACGTGGGGCACGCCTATCACTCAGGGGGGGACCTGCGCCGGGGCAAGCCGGTGGGGACGGGGCTCCTCGCCGCTGATCTCAAGTACGACCCGGCCAGCGGTTTCTGGCAGATTGAGAAGATCTACCGGGGGGATTTTCCGGATCCCCAGTGGAGCTCCCCCCTGGCCCGGCCCGATCTTCGGGTCAAGCCGGGGCAGTGGCTGGTGGCCATCGACGGCAGGCCGCTGGCCAAAGGCGAGGACTACCTGAGACGGCTCGAGGGCCGCGCGGGGCAGGAAGTGGAGCTGTCGATCGGCAACGCCCCCCGGCTCGAAGGGGCGCGACGGGTAGTGGTCAAGACCGTCCCTGATGACCGGCGCATCCGCTACGCGACCTGGATTCGGGAGACCCGCGAGTACGTGGACAAGAAGAGCCATGGCCAGATCGGGTACCTGCACCTCTACGACATGGGGGGGCTCGGCCTGCAGCAGTTCTCCCGCGACTTCCCACCCCTGTGGAACAAACGCGGTCTGATCGTGGACGACCGCTGGAACCACGGCGGGTTCGTGGCCCCCATGATCCTGGCCCACCTGCAACGGAAGGTGCTGGCGGTGGGGGGGACGCGCTACGGGGCCGTGGACACCGTCCCTTCGCACGCCTTCCACGGTCACCTTCTCGCTCTCATCAATCGTCAGGGAGGGAGCGACTGCGAGACCCTGGCTCTGGGCTTCAAGGAGTTCAAGCTGGGACCGGTCGTCGGCACCCGCACCTGGGGCGGCTGGGTGGGCATCCGGGGGGATAAGCCCTTGCGCGACGGAGGGATGGTCACCGAGCCCGAGTTCGGCGGCTGGGACCCCAAGGGTCATGAGTGGATCATCGAAGGGCACGGCGTCGACCCTGACGTGGAGCTCGATCTCGGCCCCGATGGGCTGCTCCGCGGCCGGGACGTGCAGATCGACTACGCCGTCGACCAGCTGTTGGGTCAGATCGCGCAAGATCCCCAGGACCTGCCCCCGGCCCCGCCGATCCGGCCGCGACCCCTCCAGCCCGTGAAGTGA
- a CDS encoding MBL fold metallo-hydrolase has translation MANPAQRHPANAPGPWFVDLSCINCDVSRQCAPGMFGEADDQAVVVRQPATPDEVRDATRAMLACPTASIGVTGEKPPTEGLFPQRLEDGVYYCGFTSRRSFGANPYFVEQEGGNLLVDSPRFVPALVDAFESAGGLAHVLLTHGDDVAEAERYARHFRARVWIHEGDGAAAPFATDVLRGLDAVALTPVLTAIPVPGHTRGSVVYLLGGRFLFSGDSLYWSRRRGRLSAFRDACWYSWAEQARSLARLEGHPFEWVLPGHGSRAHGPALQWQAELRDLVRWMAGAAGPSDW, from the coding sequence GTGGCCAACCCCGCCCAGCGACATCCCGCCAACGCTCCTGGTCCCTGGTTCGTGGACCTCTCCTGCATCAATTGCGACGTGTCCCGTCAATGCGCGCCCGGAATGTTCGGGGAGGCCGACGACCAGGCGGTGGTCGTTCGCCAGCCCGCCACCCCCGACGAGGTGCGGGACGCCACCCGGGCCATGCTCGCGTGCCCCACCGCCTCCATAGGCGTCACGGGAGAGAAGCCCCCGACCGAAGGCCTCTTTCCCCAGCGCCTCGAGGACGGCGTCTACTACTGCGGCTTCACTTCCCGCCGCTCGTTCGGGGCGAACCCGTACTTCGTCGAGCAGGAAGGGGGAAACCTGCTCGTGGACTCGCCCCGGTTCGTGCCCGCGCTCGTGGACGCCTTCGAGAGCGCGGGCGGCCTCGCCCACGTCCTCCTCACCCACGGCGACGACGTGGCCGAGGCGGAGCGCTACGCGCGGCACTTCCGCGCACGGGTCTGGATCCACGAAGGTGACGGTGCGGCCGCCCCCTTCGCCACCGACGTCCTCCGGGGCCTGGACGCCGTGGCCCTCACGCCCGTTCTCACGGCCATTCCCGTGCCCGGCCACACCCGGGGCAGCGTCGTCTACCTGCTTGGGGGCCGCTTCCTCTTCAGCGGAGACTCGCTGTACTGGAGCCGCCGCCGCGGCCGGCTCTCTGCCTTCCGGGACGCCTGCTGGTACTCCTGGGCGGAGCAAGCCCGGTCCCTGGCCCGCCTGGAGGGGCACCCCTTCGAGTGGGTCCTGCCCGGCCACGGCAGTAGGGCCCACGGTCCCGCGCTACAGTGGCAGGCCGAGCTCCGGGACCTCGTGCGCTGGATGGCGGGTGCGGCCGGCCCCTCCGACTGGTGA
- a CDS encoding MoxR family ATPase has translation MAEVPVFARLVENIGRVVLGKRGAVETVVAALLARGHVLLEDVPGVGKTVLARALARSIRADLRRVQCTPDLLPSDVTGVSLYNPKELSFEFRPGPVFTHILLADEINRATPRTQSAFLEAMEERQVSVDGATHPLPSPFFLIATQNPIELAGTFPLPEAQLDRFLVRLSLGYPDDATEVQVMTAQRTSHPLESLEPVTDLAPLVAAQEAVTRVFVHESIVRYIQRLVAETRRHTHAAYGASTRGATGLVRAAQALAAIGGDRFVTPEHVQRLAESVLAHRLVVKPRSRVQGVDGRMVVADVMQRVEVPIDLEPA, from the coding sequence ATGGCCGAAGTACCCGTCTTCGCGCGGCTTGTCGAAAACATCGGGCGGGTGGTGCTGGGCAAGCGGGGGGCGGTGGAGACGGTGGTGGCCGCCCTCCTCGCCCGGGGGCACGTGCTCCTCGAGGACGTACCAGGGGTGGGGAAGACCGTACTTGCCCGCGCCCTCGCCCGTTCCATCCGGGCCGATCTGCGGCGGGTCCAGTGCACACCGGATCTGCTACCCAGCGACGTAACGGGTGTGTCCCTCTATAACCCAAAGGAGCTCAGCTTCGAGTTCCGCCCCGGGCCCGTTTTCACCCATATCCTCCTCGCGGATGAAATCAATCGGGCGACACCACGCACCCAGTCGGCCTTCCTGGAAGCCATGGAGGAGCGACAGGTCTCGGTGGACGGCGCCACCCACCCCCTTCCCAGCCCCTTTTTCCTGATCGCGACCCAGAATCCAATCGAGCTGGCGGGGACCTTTCCGCTGCCGGAAGCCCAGCTCGACCGCTTTCTGGTGCGCCTTTCTCTGGGCTACCCGGACGACGCCACCGAGGTCCAGGTCATGACCGCCCAGCGCACAAGCCATCCCCTGGAGAGCTTGGAGCCCGTGACCGACCTTGCCCCTTTGGTGGCCGCCCAGGAGGCGGTGACCCGGGTCTTCGTCCACGAGTCGATCGTGCGCTACATCCAGCGGCTGGTGGCGGAGACCCGCCGTCACACCCACGCCGCCTACGGCGCGAGCACCCGGGGAGCCACCGGGCTCGTGCGTGCCGCCCAAGCCCTGGCTGCGATCGGGGGCGACCGTTTCGTGACCCCCGAGCACGTGCAGAGGCTGGCGGAGAGCGTTCTCGCCCACCGATTGGTTGTGAAGCCACGCTCCCGCGTCCAGGGAGTGGATGGGCGGATGGTGGTGGCGGACGTGATGCAGAGGGTAGAGGTGCCGATCGACCTCGAGCCGGCCTGA
- a CDS encoding DUF58 domain-containing protein gives MDGGSSPAYRHVLLAACPLAGLLGLALGLPALRAFAAASSLLLLFAYALPHRRLRGLAIRRELYPSAFEGEGVAVSLVLENHGGRTVHLVEIADSFGPGLAHRQLLLEPGPLHGRCSRRLTYRTFCSRSWGIYSVGPLSLRTADPMGLFPTRRSILQVEPFAVYPRVYPVEGIERLGGRATATPQPTTRDRSGQSLAYLGVRDYQPGDELRRVHWPATAHRGRPVVKVQEVDLVPYLSLFLDLERAHRAGTGLKSTLDYLVRSAASLLASALRVGDTVQVFAEGRSPLLLPPGQGDVHLAHGLWELIRARQEGTASLFELVLRHRPALPEGSTAVLLLGTISFADEDLDEVLEALAARRIQAFVLLVNNHSFIPIDHRVLPREQAEERTRELLALLRHRGVAGTVLSAEDDLEEALGRVDSLGMPA, from the coding sequence ATGGATGGAGGGTCGTCGCCCGCCTATCGCCACGTGCTGCTTGCCGCCTGTCCTCTGGCCGGCCTGCTCGGCCTGGCTCTGGGCCTACCCGCCCTGAGGGCCTTCGCCGCCGCCTCCTCCCTTCTTCTTCTCTTCGCTTACGCCCTCCCGCACCGGCGCCTGCGCGGGCTCGCCATCCGCCGCGAGCTCTACCCCAGCGCTTTCGAGGGCGAGGGGGTCGCGGTGTCCCTCGTTCTAGAAAACCACGGGGGAAGGACCGTCCATCTCGTGGAGATTGCGGATAGTTTCGGCCCGGGTCTGGCCCACCGGCAGCTCCTCCTCGAGCCCGGACCCCTGCACGGGCGGTGTAGCCGTCGCCTGACCTACCGAACCTTCTGCTCGCGCTCGTGGGGGATCTATTCCGTGGGGCCCCTCTCCCTCCGCACGGCTGATCCCATGGGGCTCTTCCCGACCCGGCGCTCCATCCTCCAGGTCGAGCCCTTCGCCGTCTACCCCCGGGTCTATCCGGTCGAGGGCATCGAGCGCCTGGGTGGGCGGGCAACCGCCACGCCCCAGCCCACGACCCGGGACCGGTCCGGCCAGAGCCTGGCCTACCTCGGGGTGCGGGACTACCAACCCGGAGACGAACTGCGGCGGGTGCACTGGCCGGCCACCGCCCACCGGGGCCGCCCGGTCGTTAAGGTGCAGGAAGTCGACCTTGTGCCCTACCTGTCGTTGTTCCTCGATCTCGAGCGCGCCCACCGAGCGGGCACCGGCCTGAAGTCCACCCTCGACTACCTCGTGCGCTCGGCGGCCTCCTTGCTGGCCTCCGCCCTCCGCGTGGGCGACACCGTGCAAGTCTTCGCCGAGGGACGCTCGCCCCTCCTCCTGCCGCCGGGGCAGGGGGACGTCCACCTCGCCCATGGGCTGTGGGAGTTGATCCGGGCACGGCAGGAAGGGACGGCGTCGCTCTTCGAGCTGGTACTCCGTCACCGCCCGGCCCTTCCTGAGGGTTCCACGGCCGTGCTCCTCCTCGGGACCATCTCCTTTGCGGACGAGGATCTCGACGAGGTCCTGGAAGCCCTGGCCGCCCGGCGCATCCAGGCGTTCGTCCTGCTCGTGAACAATCACTCGTTTATCCCCATCGACCATCGGGTGCTGCCCCGAGAGCAGGCGGAGGAGCGGACGCGTGAGCTTCTGGCCCTCCTTCGCCACCGGGGCGTGGCGGGGACGGTGCTGAGCGCGGAGGATGACTTGGAGGAGGCCTTGGGACGAGTGGACAGCCTGGGGATGCCGGCGTGA
- a CDS encoding DUF4129 domain-containing protein, translating to MSAPRPPAAGAALASARSLALYGLSLSAGAGVALAWPGHGDPTLGLAGAALGLAAAQVLGDGLSPWLEGTLGPRARLKARSWAGVLYTGIALLGLAVVVVEPRLLRPAGTLFLLLQGLFLLGGPPFGGSVLAVANALVLVFLVSFRGGLVAAACVTGSLGLLVFFLTLDHYTRQLSWYPHRDVFLTGAALRQAAAVAAPLVLGLSLFFALYPPASYARLPLPDTDSAARSEQVAKAYRRLLLLAIAGGGCVLLATRLFRRGPREEPPREELVEPQRGQEETLPRPPHRRRLYLGTRGRIVRAYLRVLSQGPRLGLRLRPSLTPRQIAAYLRYPAAAVATLTTLFLEARYGPEEPVETEARAAEAAAGSILARPRSAAVARRAVPEAGG from the coding sequence GTGAGCGCGCCCCGCCCCCCGGCGGCGGGGGCTGCCTTGGCCTCCGCCCGCTCCCTGGCTCTCTACGGGCTTTCCCTGAGCGCGGGGGCGGGCGTGGCCCTCGCCTGGCCGGGGCACGGAGACCCAACCCTGGGGCTCGCGGGGGCGGCCCTGGGCCTGGCCGCAGCCCAGGTCCTGGGGGACGGACTCTCCCCGTGGCTGGAGGGAACTCTGGGGCCCCGCGCGCGCCTCAAGGCGCGCTCCTGGGCAGGCGTGCTGTACACCGGCATCGCCCTCCTCGGTCTGGCCGTCGTCGTCGTAGAGCCTAGACTGCTGCGTCCGGCAGGCACCCTTTTTCTTCTCTTGCAGGGGTTGTTCCTCCTCGGCGGGCCTCCCTTCGGGGGTTCGGTCCTGGCCGTGGCCAACGCCCTCGTGCTCGTGTTCCTGGTTTCCTTCCGCGGGGGGCTGGTCGCCGCCGCCTGCGTCACGGGTTCGCTGGGCCTGCTCGTCTTTTTCCTGACCCTCGACCACTACACACGCCAGCTCTCCTGGTATCCCCACCGGGATGTCTTCTTGACGGGGGCGGCCCTGCGCCAGGCCGCAGCCGTAGCCGCGCCCCTGGTGCTGGGCCTTTCCCTTTTCTTTGCCCTCTACCCACCCGCGTCCTACGCGCGCCTCCCCCTCCCGGACACCGACTCCGCGGCGCGGTCGGAGCAAGTGGCCAAGGCCTACCGCCGCCTTCTCCTGCTCGCGATCGCGGGCGGAGGGTGTGTTCTTCTCGCGACCCGGCTTTTCCGGCGGGGTCCGAGGGAAGAGCCGCCCCGGGAGGAGCTGGTGGAGCCCCAGCGCGGCCAGGAGGAGACCCTCCCGAGACCGCCCCACCGCCGTCGACTCTACCTGGGCACGCGGGGCCGCATCGTGCGTGCCTACCTGCGCGTCCTTTCCCAGGGCCCTCGCTTGGGCCTCCGTCTCCGGCCGAGCCTGACCCCCCGGCAGATCGCGGCCTACCTTCGTTACCCGGCGGCGGCGGTGGCAACCCTCACAACCCTCTTCCTGGAGGCCCGTTACGGTCCGGAAGAACCCGTAGAGACGGAGGCCCGCGCGGCCGAAGCAGCGGCCGGGAGCATCCTGGCCCGACCACGCTCCGCCGCGGTCGCTCGCCGCGCGGTGCCCGAAGCCGGGGGTTGA
- a CDS encoding GMC family oxidoreductase, whose product MEILDPGKAYDVCIVGSGAGGGMAAKVLTEAGADTVLLEAGPWWDVEKDGAMFKWPYESPRRGAGHRLKGFGEFDGSIGGWDLEGEPFTTAKGSSFMWWRSRMLGGRTNHWGRISLRFGPYDFKGRSRDGLGDDWPISYEELKPFYDKLDRLVGIFGSQENLPNEPDGVFLPPPAPRCYELLVKRACDDLKITCIPSRLSILTRPLNGREACHYCGQCNRGCSTHSNFSTPSVLLPPALKTGRLKIVTGAMAREVLSNSEGRATGISYIDTATGREKQVRARIVVLAASACESARLLLNSKSSRFPDGLANGSGAVGRYLTDTTGTEVVGHFPQLMDGLPHNDDGTGGMHLFMPWWLDNRKLDFPRGYHVEFWGGRGVPSYGFMHNIHKMSGGGYGRSLKADYRKFYASTIGFSGRGEMIPNKDSFCEIDPDVVDRWGIPVLRFHWKWSDYELNQVKHMQETFRLIVDKLGGKALSKMPDREEEYGISKGGQIIHEVGTTRMGDSPRTSVLNKYCQAHEVPNLFVADGGPFVNNADKNVTWTILALAMRTCEYIAEERRKGTL is encoded by the coding sequence ATGGAGATATTGGACCCAGGTAAGGCCTACGACGTCTGCATTGTCGGCTCGGGAGCCGGCGGGGGGATGGCGGCCAAGGTACTGACGGAGGCGGGGGCGGACACGGTTCTGCTGGAAGCGGGGCCCTGGTGGGACGTCGAAAAGGACGGGGCGATGTTCAAGTGGCCGTACGAATCGCCGCGCCGGGGAGCGGGCCACCGCTTGAAAGGCTTCGGAGAGTTCGACGGGAGCATCGGAGGCTGGGACCTGGAGGGCGAGCCGTTCACGACCGCTAAGGGCAGCTCGTTCATGTGGTGGCGCAGCCGCATGCTGGGCGGGCGCACGAACCACTGGGGGCGCATCTCCTTGCGCTTCGGTCCCTACGACTTCAAGGGCCGGAGCCGCGACGGGCTCGGCGACGACTGGCCCATCTCTTACGAAGAGCTCAAGCCCTTCTATGACAAGTTGGACCGGCTGGTGGGCATCTTCGGCTCCCAGGAGAATCTCCCCAACGAGCCGGACGGCGTCTTTCTTCCCCCGCCCGCGCCGCGCTGCTACGAGCTTCTGGTCAAGCGCGCTTGCGACGACCTCAAGATCACCTGCATCCCGTCCCGGCTCTCCATCCTCACCCGGCCGCTCAACGGCCGGGAAGCCTGCCACTATTGCGGACAGTGCAACCGTGGATGCTCCACGCACTCCAACTTCTCCACCCCCTCCGTCCTCCTGCCCCCCGCGCTCAAGACCGGCCGGCTCAAGATCGTGACCGGGGCCATGGCGCGGGAGGTGCTGAGCAATTCCGAGGGCCGGGCCACCGGCATCTCCTACATCGACACCGCCACCGGACGCGAGAAGCAGGTCCGGGCCCGCATCGTGGTACTCGCCGCCAGTGCCTGCGAGTCGGCCCGCCTCCTCCTCAACTCGAAGTCGTCGCGTTTCCCGGACGGTCTGGCCAACGGCAGCGGCGCCGTCGGTCGCTACCTGACCGACACCACCGGCACCGAGGTGGTGGGGCACTTTCCGCAGCTCATGGACGGGCTCCCCCACAACGACGACGGCACGGGGGGCATGCATCTCTTCATGCCCTGGTGGTTGGACAACCGGAAGCTGGATTTTCCCCGCGGTTACCACGTCGAATTCTGGGGTGGCCGGGGCGTCCCCAGCTACGGGTTCATGCACAACATCCACAAGATGAGCGGGGGGGGGTACGGCCGGTCGCTGAAGGCCGACTACCGCAAGTTCTACGCTTCCACCATTGGCTTCTCCGGCCGCGGGGAGATGATCCCCAATAAGGACTCCTTTTGCGAGATCGACCCCGACGTGGTCGACCGCTGGGGGATCCCGGTGCTGCGGTTCCATTGGAAGTGGTCAGACTACGAGCTCAACCAGGTCAAACACATGCAGGAGACGTTCCGGCTCATCGTCGACAAGTTGGGTGGCAAGGCCCTGAGCAAGATGCCGGACCGGGAGGAGGAGTACGGGATTTCCAAAGGGGGACAGATCATCCACGAGGTCGGGACAACGCGGATGGGCGACAGCCCGCGCACGTCCGTGCTCAACAAGTACTGCCAAGCCCATGAAGTCCCAAACCTTTTCGTGGCCGACGGGGGTCCCTTCGTCAACAACGCGGACAAGAACGTCACTTGGACCATCCTCGCTCTGGCCATGCGGACCTGCGAGTACATCGCGGAGGAGAGGCGGAAGGGAACGCTTTAA
- a CDS encoding ATP-dependent DNA ligase, whose product MDFDRLVDLVDRVRSTTKKTEKVSLLAEFLRQTEGRETALATLYLSGDLPQGRIGIGWKMVQAAMTEQPPSGPPQTLLDVDRALGAIAAEEGPGSSERKIRGLRALLERADARGRRLLAGLLMGELRQGALEGLVKEAVAQAARLPPADVRQAAMFSGNLGEVARAALEEGAAGLSRFSLRLLSPVAPMLAHTADDVGEALERLGEAAFEYKLDGARIQLHRAGDDVRVFTRQLQDVTPRVGEVVAWARALPTRGIVLEGETISLRPEGKPQPFQVTMRRLGRSKGVEAARQELPLSSFFFDCLYLEGEGPLVALPYAERAERLQRMIPSASLLPRIVTGRPEVAQQFMRQALEAGHEGLMAKSLTAPYTAGQRGFHWLKLKSARTLDLVVLAVEWGSGRRKGWLSNLHLGARDSASGQFVMLGKTFKGLTDASLKWQTEKLLSLEVGRDDWTIYVRPELVVEIAFSDVQESPRYPAGLALRFARVKRYRPDKSAQEADTIQTVAEIFRQQRA is encoded by the coding sequence ATGGACTTCGATCGGCTGGTCGACTTGGTCGATCGCGTCCGATCCACCACAAAAAAGACAGAGAAGGTCTCGCTTCTCGCCGAGTTTCTCCGCCAGACGGAGGGGAGAGAGACCGCGCTCGCGACGCTCTATCTCTCGGGCGACCTCCCCCAGGGCCGGATCGGCATCGGCTGGAAGATGGTGCAGGCCGCGATGACCGAGCAGCCCCCCTCCGGACCCCCCCAAACCCTGCTCGACGTGGACCGGGCCTTGGGCGCGATCGCGGCCGAGGAGGGCCCGGGCTCCTCCGAGCGCAAGATCCGAGGTCTCCGGGCCCTTCTGGAGCGAGCCGACGCCCGAGGCCGCCGCCTGTTGGCCGGGCTACTCATGGGGGAGCTCAGGCAGGGAGCGCTCGAGGGGCTCGTGAAAGAGGCGGTCGCCCAGGCCGCCCGTCTTCCCCCGGCGGACGTCCGGCAGGCCGCCATGTTCTCGGGCAACCTCGGGGAGGTGGCGCGGGCCGCCCTAGAGGAGGGGGCGGCCGGCCTCTCCCGGTTCTCGCTCCGGCTCCTCTCGCCGGTGGCACCCATGCTCGCCCACACCGCGGACGACGTGGGCGAGGCCCTCGAACGGCTGGGGGAGGCAGCCTTCGAGTACAAGCTGGACGGGGCCCGGATCCAGCTCCACAGGGCGGGGGACGACGTCCGGGTCTTCACCCGTCAGCTCCAAGATGTCACGCCGCGGGTGGGGGAAGTCGTGGCCTGGGCCCGGGCCCTCCCCACCCGGGGCATCGTGCTGGAAGGGGAGACCATATCCCTAAGGCCCGAGGGAAAACCGCAACCCTTCCAGGTCACCATGCGGCGGCTGGGCCGGTCGAAGGGGGTGGAGGCGGCCCGTCAAGAGCTCCCGCTCTCTTCGTTCTTCTTCGACTGCCTATACCTGGAGGGCGAGGGTCCGCTCGTCGCGCTCCCCTACGCGGAACGGGCGGAGCGTCTCCAGCGCATGATCCCCTCCGCATCCCTCCTGCCCCGCATTGTTACGGGCCGCCCGGAAGTGGCCCAGCAGTTCATGCGCCAGGCTCTGGAGGCGGGGCACGAAGGGCTCATGGCCAAATCGCTGACCGCTCCCTACACCGCCGGCCAACGCGGCTTCCACTGGCTCAAGCTCAAATCCGCGCGGACGCTCGACCTCGTAGTTCTGGCCGTGGAGTGGGGGAGCGGCCGTCGGAAAGGCTGGCTCTCCAACTTGCACCTGGGAGCACGCGATTCCGCGAGCGGCCAGTTCGTCATGCTCGGGAAGACGTTCAAGGGGCTCACCGACGCGAGCCTCAAATGGCAGACGGAGAAACTCCTCTCCCTGGAAGTGGGACGGGATGACTGGACGATCTATGTGCGCCCGGAGCTGGTGGTGGAGATCGCGTTCAGCGATGTCCAGGAGTCGCCTCGGTATCCCGCCGGTCTCGCCCTGCGCTTCGCGCGCGTGAAGCGCTACCGTCCTGACAAGTCGGCCCAGGAAGCCGATACCATCCAAACCGTCGCCGAGATCTTCCGCCAGCAGCGGGCCTGA